From Pirellulales bacterium:
TTGCCGGACGGGTTTGGCTTTTTGCGCAGCCCCGACTACCACTACATCAGTTGCCCGGACGATATTTATATTTCCCCCAGCCAAATTCGCCGCTTTGGACTAAAAACCGGCACCACGGTGACGGGCCAAATTCGCCCGCCCAAGGAAAACGAGCGCTATTTTGCCATGTTGCGGGTGGAATCCATCAATTACCGGGACCCGACAGAGGTTCATAGCAAAATCGGATTTGATGATCTGACGCCGTTGCACCCGGATTTGCGAATTCGGTTGGAAACCACCCAAAATGAGCTAGAGACGCGGGTAATTGACCTGATCGTGCCGATCGGCTTTGGCCAGCGGGGGTTGATTGTCAGTCCGCCGCGCGCGGGCAAGACGATCCTACTGCAAAAAATGGCCAAGGCGGTCCTGGCCAATTATCCCGACAGCTTCGTGATTATGCTGTTGATTGACGAACGCCCCGAGGAAGTGACCGACATGGAGCGCGAGATCAAGGGGCGAAATTGCGAAGTAATCAGCTCCACCTTTGACGAGCCAGCCGCGCGGCATATCCAAGTCAGCGAAATGGTGCTGGAAAAGGCCAAACGCCTGGTCGAATATGGCCATCAGGTGGTGATCTTTTTGGATTCGATCACGCGGCTAGCGCGGGCGTGGAATTCCGAAATTCCCAGTTCCGGCAAGCTCCTGAGCGGCGGTGTCGATGCCAACGCCCTGCAAGCCCCCAAAAAGTTTTTTGGCTCCGCCCGCAAGGTGGAGGAAGGGGGCTCGTTGACAATTATCGGCACGGCCCTGGTCGAGACGGGCAGCATGATGGATACGGTGATTTTTGAAGAGTTTAAGGGGACGGGCAACCAAGAAATTGTCTTGGACCGCAAAATGGCGGATAAACGGATTTGGCCGGCGATCGATATCAACCGCAGTGGCACGCGCCGCGAAGAACGGTTGCTGGATCCTGACGAATACCGCCGGATTTGCGTGTTGCGGCGGGTGCTGCACGACATGAATCCGCCCGACGCCATGGAAATGCTGACCACCCGCATGGCCAAGACCAAAACCAACGCCGAGTTTCTGATGAGCATGAAATCGTCATAACTCCCCGCTGGGGGCTCTCACCAAGTTCTTTCGTTCAACAATTACATCTTCTCCGCGCCTAACCATGCCCTCTAAAACAAACTCTAAACAAAAACAACCCCGGGTTTTCTTGCCAAAAATAGAAGGTCGTAATAACTTTATTGGCGTGGTCGTATCTAAATACAACGAAGCGGTCACGTCCAAATTGCTCGCGGGAACATTGGAAACTTTGCAGGCCCATCATGTCGACCCGGAAAACATCGATGTCGTCTGGGTGCCCGGGGCGTTTGAATTGCCGCTTATGGCGTCGCGAATGCTGCAAGCGGAGGAATACAACGCGCTCATTTGTCTGGGAGCTGTCATCCGGGGCGAAACCACGCATGATCAGCATATAAATCGCGCGGTCAGTATCGCTTTGATGAACGCCGGCCTGTTAAATTCCCGACCGGTGGCCTTTGGACTGTTGACGTGCGACACCTTGGAGCAAGCGCTGAATCGCGCGGGGGGAAGTCATGGCAACAAAGGGGCCGAATGCGCGCTATCCGCGCTGCAAATGATTTCCTTACTGGATGAATTCCCGTTGCCAGATATGCCCGATATTTTTAACAGCATGGATGACGAGGTGTAACCTTGCCGGTTTCCCGCCGGTGGTCAAATTTTGCCGGATTTCGCCCCCTCCGCAGCGACACATTATTCTAAAATTCATCGGCATGTAGTTTTGACGCGGGATGATTTTTCCCGCGACTCGCCAAATCAGCGCGCATCCTGTAAAATTTTTATATGGCACGCCGTACCCGAGCACGTGAAGTCGCTTTGCAGGTCCTATTTCAGGACGATTTGAATCCCGGTCATAACCCCGCGGAGGCGGACGCCTTTTTGGTTCGCCGCCTGCGCGAGGAAGAACTGGTGGAGTTCGCCCGCGCGCTCATTTCGGGCGTGCGCCGCAATCGGCAGGAACTCGACGATATGCTGGGCAAGACCGCGGATAACTGGACCGTCAACCGCATGGCGGTGACCGACCGTAACGTCCTGCGGCTCGGCGCGTACGAAATTCTTTTTTATGGCACGCCCGACCGGGTCGCCATCAATGAGGCGGTCGATCTTGCCAAACGTTTTGGCTCCAGCCATTCCGGACCTTTTGTGAATGGCATCTTAGATCGTTTTTTGGCTGGTCACCGCAAGGACGACACCCCGGATGGTCCGGCCTCCCCCGCCGGTTAACTTTTTTCACTTTTGCAATATCAGCTTATCGCCCGCTATGGGACTATTTGATTTATTTAAGAAAGCGCCCGCCTCTCCCCCGTCCCCGACGGTCGATGCGCCACGGGCCGCGGACTTGCCCGCCGAGGCGGATTCCCCCTTGGCCGGTTCCCGGGAACAACCCGCCAGTGAAACGCCCCCCACCAAAAAATCCTGGCTGGCGCGCATCCGCGACAGTTTGCACAAAACGTCGCAAATACTCAACACCGACATCCGCGACCTATTTAAAGCCCAGGGGCAGCTCCTGGATGATGAATTTTTAGATAAGTTACGCGCGATCCTGATCAAAACCGACATGGGCCCCGCCGCGGCCAATAAAATTTGCGAGCGGGTGCAACGCGATTTTCGCGCTCGCGTCCTGACCATGCGGGACCTTTTAGCCAGTGTGGAGGCGGAACTGCTGGAACTGCTCGCCCAAGAGGGGGGCGAACTACGCCGCAATCCGGCTGGGCCGACGATAATTATGGTGGCGGGGGTGAATGGCTCGGGAAAGACCACCTCCATTGCCAAACTTACCCGGATGTTTCGGCAGCGGGGGGAACGCGTCATTCTGGGGGCGGGGGACACCTTTCGCGCGGCGGCGGTCCAGCAACTGACCATCTGGGCGGAACGCCTGGGGGCAGAGATTGTCACCGCGGGGCAGGGGGCCGACCCAGCCAGCGTCGCCCACCGGGCGGTGGACACCGCCATCACGGGAAATTATGACGTCTGCATCGTTGACACCGCCGGACGGCTGCAAACTCAGCAAAATCTGATGGACGAATTGGGGAAAATCCACCGCGTCATCGGCAAACGGCTCCCCGATGCCCCGCACGAGGTGCTGTTGGTATTGGATGGGACTAGCGGTCAAAACGCAATCAGCCAGGCACGGGGCTTTACCGCGGCGGTCAATTGCACGGGAATTGTGCTAAGTAAAATTGATGGCACGGCCAAAGGGGGCGTGGTGATCCCCATCCGACAGCAGTTTGGCCTGCCGGTCAAATTCGTGGGGGTGGGGGAACAAGCGGACGATCTGATTCCCTTTTCGCCGCAAACCTTTGTCCAGGCACTCTTTAGCGGCTTGACCGAGGAATTGGGCTAATTCTCTTGCCATATTTTGCACATCAGCAGCAGAAGCGTTATGTTAATGCTCATTCTAACTAAAGGTTTAACAAAGCAAGTCTGCTAGCAGGGTTGTTGGTATTTTGATCATCAGCCGCTCAATGAGTCGGCGGTAATTCTTTTCTAACCGGCATAAATTACCATAATGCCCTCCCCCGGGGACCAGTTCATGGCGCTCCCTTGGGTGCAAATAAATCAATGTTGGCCAATCGGCAGAGATTACCTAATCGGTAAAGTCGACTGGGGAGGCTCTGGTCAGGATCAGAACAGCCGTCAAGGTTTCGCAAAAATAGCCGAAAGCTGTGCCATGATTGCACAAAGTAGCTGATTTCTCTGAAATTGCGTTTGTAACGGGGACGATACGATTTTCAGCATCATAGCCCGGTAGAAAAATTGGCGGCTGGAGCTCGGATGCACCTGCCAAACAGGTATCCACCTGATGCGTGTGTATGGAACACACGGTAATTTCCCGTTTCCTCAATGGACTGGAGTCACGGACATGAAGGTTTCTAAGTGGGCGATGTTGATCGCCTTGGCCGGCGGCATGTCGGCCGCGACAGCAATGGCTCAATACGGTCAACGTCAACCGCGCGTTGCACAGACCGGCATTGAGTACGGAAGTTATTATCAAGCGTCGGCGCAAATGCCGGCCGGTTCCCCCAGCGACATGGCTCCGGCCACAGCGCCGATGGAAGCCGCTCCCCCCGCGGCGGAAGCCGCTCCCGTCGCCAGTTATGCGGGCGGCTGCACCGATGGCACCTGCACCAGTGCCTGCCCCACCGACCCCGGTTGCGCCGCCAACTGTACCAACGGCGCTTGTGACCCCGGTTGCGGCGCTGACGCCGCCTGTGGTTGCGACAGTGGCTGCGGGACCGGCTGTGAAGAATGCAAGCTGGAATGTGAGGATCGCGATGATCCCTGGCGTTTATTCGGACATTGCAACGAATCCAATTGCCACGATCTGAACTTCCGCGGTTGGGTGGCAGCCGGTTACTTCGGCAACTTTGACAACCCCGCCAGCAACTGGAACGGGCCGGTCACGTTTGGTGATCGGGACGAACCGTTGCTCAACCAATTGTATTTTATCGCCGAAAAGCAGACTGTGGCCAATACCGAAGCCGGTGATATCGGCTGGGGTGGTCGGATTGACCTGCTGTATGGTTCGGACTACCGCTTTAATATCTCCCGTGGCTTGTCCGCCCGCGATAACTTTACGGCCAAGTGGGACACCAATCGTTTTTACGGTTTGGATCTGCCTCAGTTGTACGCGGAAGTGGGTAACAAGAAGTTGAACGCGAAACTCGGTCGCTTTTATACGATCATCGGGTATCAAGTGGTGACCGCCCCGGACAACTTCTTTTACTCGATTCCCTATACCTTCCAATACGGCGAGCCGTTTACCCACACCGGCGCTTTGGTGACTTACAATGCCAACGATCAATTGGCATTGTTTGGCGGGATCACCAACGGCTGGGATAACTTTGATAATGTCGTAGGCTATCAGTCCGTGTTGTATGGTGCCACCTTTACCGCCAGCGACGGAAACAGCAAATTGGCCGTTGCGGGACATTATGGCAAGGATTCGACCACGTTTGGTATCCCCGAACCGACGGACGATCGCCATATCATGAGCATCGTGTACAGCCGCACGCTGACTGACCGCCTGAGTTATGTGTTTCAAAGCGACAACGGCTATCAAGAAAACGTCAACAACTCCGGCGAACGGGGCGAATGGTACGGCATCAATCAGTACTTGTTCTACAAGATCAACTGCAGCTGGACCGCCGGTATTCGGGCCGAATGGTTCCGTGATGATGATGGCACCCGTGTGGCCGCTGTCGGCGATTATCCGGCCCTGGGCTTTAGCACCAACCCCGCCAGTACTGGTGGTTGGGCGGGGAACTTCTATGATGTGGCCCTGGGCGCCAACTGGAAGCCTTACAATTTCCCGAATCTGACGGTACGTCCGGAAATTCGCTATGATTGGTATGACGGGCCAGTCAATGCAGGCGGTACAAATCCTTATGACGACGGTGCCAGCGATAACCAATGGTTAATCGGTGGGGACGTCATCTACGTGTACTAACCCACCCACGCTCCGCAAAACGGGGCGGAGCAAGGCCAGTTAGTCAGGTGGATACAAACGCACGGCCCGCGGAACACTCCGCGGGCCGTGTTTTTTTGTTCTCTGTGTATATTAGCCCGCAGCGTCAGCAAGGGAGAATGGGCATCCCATCTTACCCCCGGTTCCCTGACTCCTGATCCCCGCCCCCCTCATTCGCACTCCGCCCAGGTGCGCCCCGCCTTTAAATCGACTTTTAACGGCACTTTTAGCTGCATGACGCCAGTCATCTCTTGTTCGATCAGTTCGCTTATCGCGTCGATTTCCGTTGGTGGAGCTTCAAATACCAGTTCATCGTGAATTTGCAAGAGCATTTTGGTTTGCCAGTTTTCCGACGATAAACGCCGATGGATCGCCAGCATCGCCAACTTAATCAGGTCCGCCGCCGATCCCTGAATGACCGTGTTGATGGCGGTCCGTTCTGGCAGGCTCTTTTGCCGCTGGGACGCGCTGGGGGGTAGGGCCGCATGGGCCGGATTGGGGGGCTTGACCCCGGTAATTGCACGTCTACGGCCCAGGATCGTGCCAACATAACCCTGGCGCGCGCAGTCCGCCAGCACTTGTTCCATAAACGCCGCCACCCCCGGATACCCGCGAAAGTACGCGTCGATAAACTCCGCCGCGGCGGTTTGCTCGATCCCCAGGGCTTTTGCCAGGCCGAAGGGACTTTGACCATAAATAATCCCAAAGTTGACCGCTTTGGCCACGCGGCGCTGGGCGCTGGTCACCTGGTCCAGCGGCACATGAAAAACCTGGCTGGCCACGCGGGCGTGAATGTCCTCGTCGTTTTGGAACGCCTGGCACATCGTTTCGTCGCCGGAATAATGCGCCAGCACGCGCAGTTCGATTTGCGAATAATCCGCGGCAACTAACCGCCAGTCGGGGTTCCCCGGCAAAAACGCCGCGCGAATTTCCCGGCCGCTTTCAGTCCGAATGGGGATATTTTGCAAATTGGGATCGCTACTGCTGAGCCGCCCCGTCGCCGCGACCGCCTGGTGAAAACTGGCGTGCACCCGCCCAGTGGCCGGATGAATCAGTTCCGGTAATGCGTCAATATAGGTGTTTTTTAGCTTGGAAATTTGGCGATACTCAATAATCTTGGCCGGCAGCGGATGTTGCAGGGCCAGTTCCTCTAGCACCTCCACATCGGTGCTGGGACCGGTCTTGGTCCGCTTTAGCACAGGCAGTTTTTGTTCGGTAAACAAAACTTCCTGCAATTGCTTGGGGGAGGCGATATTGAACGAGCGCCCTGCCAAAGCGTGAATCTCGGCCTCCAACCGCTCAAGCACAATCTCATATTTGCCGCTGAGATCGCGCAACTGCGCGGCGTCCACCCGTATTCCCTGATACTCTAGATCCGCCAGGACGTCGATCAACGGCACTTCGACGCGTTGATTTAGATCCGTTAGCTGCCGCTGGGCCAGCTTGGCGGTAAGCAGCGGTTCCAACCGGAGGGGAATATCCGCGTCCTCCGCCGCATAATGCGTTATCTGCTCCACCGGTACTTCATCCATCCGCTTTTGCGCTTTACCCGTCCCGATCAATTCGGCGATGGTGGTTGTTTTGTGATTTAAATAGCGGCTGGCTAGCTCGTCCAAATTATGATTACGCTCCCCCGCATCCAATAAATAGCTGGCCACCATCGTGTCAAATACGACTCCCCGCGTTTCCACGCCCGCCGAACGCAGCACAATCAGGTCGTATTTGAGATTTTGGCCGATTTTGCCAATAGCGGGGTTTTCGAGTATGGGTCGCAACACGTCCAAGACCAGTTGCAAATCCAGGCATTGGTCTCTTTCCGGGGCGCGAATAGGTATGTAATACGCCTCGCCCTGTTGCCAGGCGCACGAAATACCCACAATTTCCGCCCAACGCGGGTGAATATGGGTTGTTTCGGTATCGAGCGAAAATTGCGCCACTTGGCCTAATTCCGCCGCAAGCCATGCCAATTTTTCGGGCGTATCAATTGTTTGATACGTCGCCTCTAATTTAACAGGCGCTTGCCGGAGTTGCTCGCCGCGCATTTTATTGGTCAAGGCGTGAAAGCCTAATTCGGCAAATAACTCTTGCGCGGATTGGGGGCAAAAACCGCGACATGCCGCGGCCGCCCAGGGAATTTCAATATTGACATCGGTTTCCAAGCGGACCAGTTGGCGGGCAAGCACGGTTTGATCCCGCGCTGCCAGCAGATTTTGCTTGCGCTTTTCGCCAGTGAGCGCGTGGGCGTTGGCAAAAATATTTTCCAGCGTGCCATACTTTTGCAATAGTTCCGTGGCTATTTTTGGGCCAATGAGGGGAACGCCGGGAATATTATCCACCGCGTCGCCGACCAAAACTTGGTAGTCAATGACCTGCCCGGGCGCGACCCCCCATTCGGTCAAGAGCATGGCGGCGTCAAAGTATTGATTTTTACGCATGCTATACAGCCGAACTCGGTCCGTGATGAGCTGGCGGTAATCCTTATCCGCCGTGACCAGCACGCATTCGCCACCCGCCGCTTCCACCCGCCGCGCTAGCGTAGCCAAAAGGTCATCCGCCTCGTAACCGGCCAACTCCAAGATGGGAATCTCCAACGTTTCCAGCACGCGGCGGATCATGGCGATCTGGGGGATCAAATCCGGCGGCATGTCCGAGCGATTTTGCTTATACGGGGCGTAAAGCTCATGGCGAAACGTCGGCCCGTCCAGGTCATAAGCACAAAACAGATAATCGGGACGCTTTTGTTCCAAAATGGCAAACAAATCGCGGGTAAAACCAAACACGGCGTTGACCGGCAGACCCTGGGGGCTGGTCATTTCTGGAACGGCGTGAAACACCTGAAAAATCAGCGACATCGAATCAATCCCCCAAACAGTTTTTCCCCGCAGATCGGGAAAGCCCTCCCGGGAAACTTTTTCCAGCGCATCCGCTGGCGTCCCTAGTTCACTCGCAACCAGGAGCTGACCCGTAGCCTGCTCAAGCACATCGCCGGGGGGGGTGGGATTGGGGACAAATTGCGGAAATTGTTGCGCGGCGAGAGGACTGGCAATATTTTGTTCAACTATTTCCTGGATCAACGTATCATGAGGGACAGGCATACGTGCTTGGCTGACCGGCGGCGACATCGCCATGGGCACGGCAGGTTCAACGGATTGTTTTGCTTGATCCGCCTCCGGCTCATCCCAACCGGGTAACGTCGGTTCTTGGACGGTGCGCCGTTGTTTGGCCATAAGTTCTACTTGCCAGAAAGTTTGTAAAGAAAATCCGAATCCCAGGCATTTTAACGGGTGACACGCCAGTTGTCCCGTCCCCGGCACAAAGCCTCCAAGGCAAGGGTTATTGGTCAAGGGGCGGCGGCACCGCCGCAGCCAGAATGACTAAGAGGAATGCAGCCAGAATGGCTAAGA
This genomic window contains:
- the ribH gene encoding 6,7-dimethyl-8-ribityllumazine synthase, which codes for MPSKTNSKQKQPRVFLPKIEGRNNFIGVVVSKYNEAVTSKLLAGTLETLQAHHVDPENIDVVWVPGAFELPLMASRMLQAEEYNALICLGAVIRGETTHDQHINRAVSIALMNAGLLNSRPVAFGLLTCDTLEQALNRAGGSHGNKGAECALSALQMISLLDEFPLPDMPDIFNSMDDEV
- the rho gene encoding transcription termination factor Rho; protein product: MAKQHPGSNLGELQRMSMPELMEEARRAELADITGVKKQDLIFQLLKHRVKMNGLMYGEGTLEILPDGFGFLRSPDYHYISCPDDIYISPSQIRRFGLKTGTTVTGQIRPPKENERYFAMLRVESINYRDPTEVHSKIGFDDLTPLHPDLRIRLETTQNELETRVIDLIVPIGFGQRGLIVSPPRAGKTILLQKMAKAVLANYPDSFVIMLLIDERPEEVTDMEREIKGRNCEVISSTFDEPAARHIQVSEMVLEKAKRLVEYGHQVVIFLDSITRLARAWNSEIPSSGKLLSGGVDANALQAPKKFFGSARKVEEGGSLTIIGTALVETGSMMDTVIFEEFKGTGNQEIVLDRKMADKRIWPAIDINRSGTRREERLLDPDEYRRICVLRRVLHDMNPPDAMEMLTTRMAKTKTNAEFLMSMKSS
- a CDS encoding porin, coding for MKVSKWAMLIALAGGMSAATAMAQYGQRQPRVAQTGIEYGSYYQASAQMPAGSPSDMAPATAPMEAAPPAAEAAPVASYAGGCTDGTCTSACPTDPGCAANCTNGACDPGCGADAACGCDSGCGTGCEECKLECEDRDDPWRLFGHCNESNCHDLNFRGWVAAGYFGNFDNPASNWNGPVTFGDRDEPLLNQLYFIAEKQTVANTEAGDIGWGGRIDLLYGSDYRFNISRGLSARDNFTAKWDTNRFYGLDLPQLYAEVGNKKLNAKLGRFYTIIGYQVVTAPDNFFYSIPYTFQYGEPFTHTGALVTYNANDQLALFGGITNGWDNFDNVVGYQSVLYGATFTASDGNSKLAVAGHYGKDSTTFGIPEPTDDRHIMSIVYSRTLTDRLSYVFQSDNGYQENVNNSGERGEWYGINQYLFYKINCSWTAGIRAEWFRDDDGTRVAAVGDYPALGFSTNPASTGGWAGNFYDVALGANWKPYNFPNLTVRPEIRYDWYDGPVNAGGTNPYDDGASDNQWLIGGDVIYVY
- the ftsY gene encoding signal recognition particle-docking protein FtsY, with protein sequence MGLFDLFKKAPASPPSPTVDAPRAADLPAEADSPLAGSREQPASETPPTKKSWLARIRDSLHKTSQILNTDIRDLFKAQGQLLDDEFLDKLRAILIKTDMGPAAANKICERVQRDFRARVLTMRDLLASVEAELLELLAQEGGELRRNPAGPTIIMVAGVNGSGKTTSIAKLTRMFRQRGERVILGAGDTFRAAAVQQLTIWAERLGAEIVTAGQGADPASVAHRAVDTAITGNYDVCIVDTAGRLQTQQNLMDELGKIHRVIGKRLPDAPHEVLLVLDGTSGQNAISQARGFTAAVNCTGIVLSKIDGTAKGGVVIPIRQQFGLPVKFVGVGEQADDLIPFSPQTFVQALFSGLTEELG
- the nusB gene encoding transcription antitermination factor NusB; translated protein: MARRTRAREVALQVLFQDDLNPGHNPAEADAFLVRRLREEELVEFARALISGVRRNRQELDDMLGKTADNWTVNRMAVTDRNVLRLGAYEILFYGTPDRVAINEAVDLAKRFGSSHSGPFVNGILDRFLAGHRKDDTPDGPASPAG
- the polA gene encoding DNA polymerase I; translated protein: MAKQRRTVQEPTLPGWDEPEADQAKQSVEPAVPMAMSPPVSQARMPVPHDTLIQEIVEQNIASPLAAQQFPQFVPNPTPPGDVLEQATGQLLVASELGTPADALEKVSREGFPDLRGKTVWGIDSMSLIFQVFHAVPEMTSPQGLPVNAVFGFTRDLFAILEQKRPDYLFCAYDLDGPTFRHELYAPYKQNRSDMPPDLIPQIAMIRRVLETLEIPILELAGYEADDLLATLARRVEAAGGECVLVTADKDYRQLITDRVRLYSMRKNQYFDAAMLLTEWGVAPGQVIDYQVLVGDAVDNIPGVPLIGPKIATELLQKYGTLENIFANAHALTGEKRKQNLLAARDQTVLARQLVRLETDVNIEIPWAAAACRGFCPQSAQELFAELGFHALTNKMRGEQLRQAPVKLEATYQTIDTPEKLAWLAAELGQVAQFSLDTETTHIHPRWAEIVGISCAWQQGEAYYIPIRAPERDQCLDLQLVLDVLRPILENPAIGKIGQNLKYDLIVLRSAGVETRGVVFDTMVASYLLDAGERNHNLDELASRYLNHKTTTIAELIGTGKAQKRMDEVPVEQITHYAAEDADIPLRLEPLLTAKLAQRQLTDLNQRVEVPLIDVLADLEYQGIRVDAAQLRDLSGKYEIVLERLEAEIHALAGRSFNIASPKQLQEVLFTEQKLPVLKRTKTGPSTDVEVLEELALQHPLPAKIIEYRQISKLKNTYIDALPELIHPATGRVHASFHQAVAATGRLSSSDPNLQNIPIRTESGREIRAAFLPGNPDWRLVAADYSQIELRVLAHYSGDETMCQAFQNDEDIHARVASQVFHVPLDQVTSAQRRVAKAVNFGIIYGQSPFGLAKALGIEQTAAAEFIDAYFRGYPGVAAFMEQVLADCARQGYVGTILGRRRAITGVKPPNPAHAALPPSASQRQKSLPERTAINTVIQGSAADLIKLAMLAIHRRLSSENWQTKMLLQIHDELVFEAPPTEIDAISELIEQEMTGVMQLKVPLKVDLKAGRTWAECE